The Ipomoea triloba cultivar NCNSP0323 chromosome 4, ASM357664v1 DNA segment TTGACTAAGGCATGTCttcgtcaaaaaaaaaaaaaaaaaaaaaaaaaaaaaaaaaaaacaacaacaacaacaacctcGCAAACTCTATTCTCCAAGGGCGAGCATGGATCTGTTCCCGCTAGTTACCCGATAGAAGGGTATTTAATTTCTTGGCTAAGGCTGTGACTTGATTACGGAAACGCCAGATATTTCCTAAACGATGGCATGGGATCTGCTAACTACAAGACGGAATGGCCTTTTCTTGCCCAAGCCCGCGACTTCATTACGAAAATGCTATCCCCTAAGGACCGATACGGGGTCCGACCCCGTTGACTACCCTACGAAAGAGTTAACCTTTGACCGAGCCCACGGGGGGCCAAAGTGAGCTAGTGAGCtatcaacaaataaataaaatagataaaaaaaaatacaataaaaaaattagaaatccatatGGCTCGCCGAGGCAGCGCCCCAGCCACCTTGGCCAAGGCCACTCTTCAGCCATAGTCCAAGCCTGTCCTCGACTGGTTCAATCATTTCGTTGATcctgtttcaaaaaaaattcctagCCTGCGTCTCTTTGCTCATAACTTGCGAGCAGGGGGTAGTGAcgaattatttgacaaaaacaaCATTTTATTACTCCTTAACTGACTCCACTGCACTCGCAACTCGGGAGCAAGGGGCCCATGATAGGATAATTCGACACGGTACCTGACCCGCCAAAGGCAGTTAAGGTAGTCAAACAGTAACATCCAAGAGCAGAGCAAGTGGAGTGTTGCAATAGCACGCACACTCATTTATAGCACCGCCTCATCAAACAACATGCAGTTATAGAGGGGAACACACagaaataattaagaataagcTTGACATTTATGGAGGGGAGCCATTGCACTTATTAGGGGAGGCCGTTAGTGCACATTATGGTAGTCGTTACCGttttatagtataaatgtaACAAGTAGGGCGACACTTTTGATTTTCATACTCAGAACACACAAGGAATAGAAATTTGTTTACTATTATTTTCCAAATATATTATCCGGTAACTTATTTACCGTCACTAATTTGCTAAACCATTCTAGACACCCATACATATGTCACCTCTAAATGTAACACTGCTTTATTGAATACATATATTCCATATTAACTCATGGTGGAATCAATTAATTCACAATAGTTTATGACAACAAAGAAAAATTTCTATCTTAATTAATGAGAGAGAGTGACTAATAGGAAGTGATAATCGTAGGCGTTAAAAGCATTATCCATATTATAAGTTGATAATAAATGAACAAGTTAAGGGGAAAATGCAATTatagtccctcaattattccTTGCTAGCTTATTAATCCCTAACTTTTTACCAGTGCAATATATATccctaatttttcaaataagttGTAGTTTTAACCCCTAGAGcaataaaacaattaaactctattaaaattatacttagtaCATGGGTATATTAGTACTTTATAAtgtttcttatttaattataatcttatttagtcgtgatattttatttgtaaaataaaaaggaaataattTTAACAGGATCGTTTAGAAAAAATAGGAACGatattttttaagaaagaaTGTGTCAAATCTCTATTTTGCAGCAAAACTGATAAtgttataaagaaaaaaagataataaaattttttcttcaaaaaaaaaaagataataaaattttataatatccatgtactaagtaaaattttaatagattttaatagtttttttgcTCCGAAGGGTTATAAATCtaacttttttgaagagttagagtgtattgcaactttaaaaatttaaggaCTAAAATCACTAACATGAACAATTGAAGGACTAAtatgtaaatattttaaattaacaattaacaaatcAAACCAACTAACCATGTCAAAGACCAGTCAGTTATTcattattcaaattttaatttaagaacTTTTTtgggataatgaagaaaattcATAGTCATCCGATGAAGTATACAAGGTAAATTTCATtcttatatactaataataatgttgaaatCACATTAGATATATAAACCCTACCTACTAGAAAGGCCTCGTGGATATTCAACCATTTTTTAGAATGCAACCAAATACTGAAAATGAAAacgtttttcaaaaaatgagtcatttttcaaaaaacatctTTTAGAATTACTTGTTTTCAAACACAATCCTTAAGGGCATTGTACAAGATTTAATGTATAACTCACAAGTTAATCCACCTTattgtttgaattgaatacaggtTAACGGGATAGTTGGATCAGTCTTCCTATTATTTATCCTTTGACATAAGATATGGTACGGTGTCGTTCTCAGCCTTGTAAATATCCTTCAATTTAGGAATGAGCTAAGGGTGTCTCAGTGTCTGCATTCAAGAGAGGGAATAAGTGTGAGTACAAACAGTAACTACATTATTTTCTGCATTCAATTATTTATCCATTTTACAGAATCTatcttaaatattttgtatgagTAATTCTGCTTATCTAAGTTGGCCACCATCACCAAGAAATAATGTCTTCCGAATCCAAAAGTTGAATCCGAAATACATTCAttagatattatattttctaatgACTTCTGAAAGATTATGTTGCTTCCTATTGGTTTTCCTTGGCTGCTCACAAAGATCAGATATTGAACGCGCATAGTTGCATTGGCTATCTACAGGTGGAGGTTGAGAGCTACTAATTACCTGCAAATTGTTAACTTGATATAACAAATTCAACTAAAGATTaacatggcgtttggttggaaggaaggaattaggtAGAAAAGGAATCCCAATTCCatgagaaaagaataatgtaaaataaagtgggagtttaaatttcaatgtttggttggagggaataaaattactaggaattttaattccagtatttggtatacatgggaattgaaagagATCGAATAAGTACTATAAAGTCTAAAATGTCCATTGttgttattaataataataataataataataataataataataataatattattattattattattaaatgacaagtacacaaaaaatataacatattaaattcaaatactaCTCATCTACCATATCTCTTAAACTAgacatattgtaattaattttcctGCAAATACTTTATCAAATGTTAAGCTTCATAACATCAACATACATCAAAATTAATCCAGGAACCAAGATGTACATAATGTGCTTTTCAAAGTTTAGGCAACTAAaaatttgctttcaaaatttctgcatataaagatttacaGAACTCACACCATTCGATcactattttgaacaattctacatatatattttgaacagaTCGGCGCACAAACAGAAAATTTTGCTTTTCAAAATTTAGACAAATACGTTTATTTacacatcaaatttaaatatttaagagttTTAAAAAACATACTTCATTAAAGTTGACCTAGAATGATTATTGTTTGCTCGGCTTTCTTTTTGATAGTTGTTGAAGATAATACACTGTATTAGCTAAAAGAGAAGGTtatacatcaattttaggttaaaaagagggataattttgtctcatGAGTATccttttttattcctaaaattcacggaattaaaatcccaaggGGGGAatggattctaattccatgaaaatgagggaattgtaattccacggaattgcaattccctccaaacaaacgaaggaatttaattagttgccttcggaattaggtgggaattaagtggaaatggaatttaaattccctccaaccaaacgccttgtAAAGGTTATCATATTGAAAGTTCTACTAATGGTAAGTAACCTTACTTCATGTTGAGGACCATATTGCATCAATGGAAAGTTCTGATCTCCATAGAATTGCTGTTGAACTACCACTAGAACTGAACTCTGATATCCATGAAATTGTTGAGCTTCCATTGACATTGAATTCTCACCTCTATTGATTTGTTGTTGAACTTGTTGAAAACTCTACATGCAAATCAATTTATTGTACACtagaaaaaatatttgagaacTTAACAAATGTTATACCGATGCtgtagaaattttattttttttacaagtgGATTTGTTGTGGCCTGTTTTTCCACACACTGAGCACCTCTTTTTTTGTCCTTTGTTCCCCAATTTTGTTGTGGACTTGCTGGTTTCCTTCTCTCCTTTATCTCTTTTTCTAAGTTTCTTAGGTCTACCAGGTTGTGCTTTGTATTTGGGAGGAAGAGGTGGTGGTAAACCAGTTTTTTCCTACATTTCAGAAGAAGTTATGGGCATGATAGCATGCTCATAGGTGTTGAGATATGATTCTATTGTGTAGCAATGGTGTGTATGCTCCTCTGGTGAACCCCCTTCCCACCAAATAGCTGAAATGGCATAAGCACATGGAATGCTAGTTAAGTCCCACCTTTTGCAACTGCAAATATGTTTGTATATGTGTGTTCTAGCATAATTGTCTTAAGTGTACTTGCACAAGTAAGATTACTTTTTGAAGCATACATATATCACTTACTGTGATCAACCCTACATTTGGCAATTACTTTTCCAGTTTCATTCTTGACAAACTTCACTACCCTCTTATTCATAGCTGCATAACATTCAACTGCCCACTTAAATTCTTTGTGATTAGAAAAAAATCATGTGTACTTGTCATTGGAACATTGGTTTCTTCACATCCCCTTccctataaactaaagaaggttTTGCAGACTCAGTTTCTGAATCAGAAGATAAGCTTCTAAGTTCTATCTTCAGGAATTACATAGTCCATTTCATATTGTTCTTTATATCTAGCACCAAACTGATTCTCTTCTATTGCAGTAATGTTTATAGCACCAAACTGATTCTCTTTTCTTCTATCACTTGCATACTTTTGTGATTTAACCTCTAATTCCTTGTTATTATCATGAAATTCCACTCTCTCATATATCTTTTGCAACTCTTCATCAATGTAGTAGACTAGTAGTCTACATTAACATCATAGTTCCAATTTTCCTTATCCCAATGCTCAACAATTATCTCTACTTCTTTGATTTTAGGTATATCAAAGTTAAGGTCAATCACATCCTTATCTCTATCCAATCTCCTTATTTTTAGTGGAGTGCAATCCTCATATTTATACCAAACTTGAACTTTTCTATCATCATATCTCAATGATTTAATCATTTGTCTTAAACCTAACATAGAACCATGATCACCAGCCCAATAATCGAAATATTCCACTTTTCCGCCCAAATAGTCTAAATAAGGATGTACAACTAGAACACCTCCCTGATATAACTTTATAGTGAACACAAACTTATATTCCCCAACATCTAAGGAATAATAGCAAAATAGTGGATAGTGAATACAATGTTTAGACTCgttaaataaaaaagtatacaatataaaaacaattacaGTGGATTGTGAACACATAAACAAactattattcaaattaaataaacaaataaacaaaagataCATCAAAAATCCCAGAAACATAAACAAAccattatcaaattaaataagcaaataaacaaaagaTATCACAAATCCTGGAAACATAAACAAACCATTATTCACTGCTGGAAAATATTGATTTGCCGACCACTTTCCGACCACCTGGAAAAGTGGTCGGACATAGTGATTTTTTTTGACCTTTTACGTCAAAGTGAAAAGAGGTCGGAAGGTagtcggaatttccgaccactttacGGGAGTGGTCGGAACTTCCGACAAACTCTCTAAAAGGGGTTAGAGAGTATTTATGCAAAATTTTTTCCGTCGCCACGTGCTGTACCGGGTCGGATTTTCCGACTACTTTTTCCACgttggtcggaaattccgaccacgtctcttggtggtcggaaatatccgcgtttttaaattttgaaaattatatttgtctTCCGACGACCCTCAGGGTGGTCGGAAATCTTATATGTAAATGCCTCCAATGCACTTTCTGCCCTGTTTTCCGCCTTTTTCCTCCTTCTGTTTTTACCCATTTCTacttatttcttcatttttacaGTAGATTTCTCACTGAATCACTCACAATAATGTAGTAATCAAGCTaaggtatgtgtatatattctcaaaactttcatttatgtcattttttttagatcTAGCTTTAATCTATATACTCCATCCCATTGtactgatttttttattttttatttttttttagtttttttgcAGAAGTTTTTTCTCTAAAGCACTCACAATAGTATTGAGATCAAGTTAaggtatgtatgtgtatatattttttgaatttttatttatgtcattttttagatctagctttatttttttgtatatatatattcttgtgaatacatttttaaattatttattttatgattgAACAATATTAAGTATGCATATAGGTATATGTgtgtgttcatatatatatatatatatatatatatatatatatatatatataatttatttatttatttatgtgtgtgtttataattatttgtatatttatgattttttaaccttgcattttatatgttttttatttattagtatgttggcatataattatttaaaatatttatattaaatatatttatatatgttatgcttgtattgtgtatatatacttttacAGTTGTTTTACATGGCTAATATACCTGAGCATCGAAAATGGATGTATAACCGATTGCTACCAGGAAGAAGGGGGTACACTGATGAGTTCTTAATGGGTGTTGAGGAATTTGTAAATTATGCAAGTAAGCTTCCTGTATACGAGGCTTCAATGCAGATTAGGTGTCCAGGTAGTAAGTGTAAGAATAGAGTACACTTATCTGCAGATGATGTTCGTGTTCATTTATATAAAAAGGGTTTTGAACCGAATTACTGGGTTTGGACTTGTCATGGTGAGCTTGTCCCCGCAATACAACAACTTGTGAACGAGGGCCCTAGTGAAAACAATCAGTATGAACAAATGGTTTTTGATGTATGTGGTCCATCAACCTTTCCATTAAATGTCGAAAATAACCAAGAAGAAGAGCCACACAGTAGTGCAAGAAACTTCTATGATTTGTTAAATGCTGCGAGACAGCCTTTATCAATGAATGTTGGTGAAGAAACAGAGTTGGCATATacattgatgatgatgaatatcAAGACAACTTATAATATTCCGCAGGTAGCAATGGATCAGATATTTCACTATAATAACCGTATGATGGGTCCCGATAATCGAGTACCTACTAGGTATTATGATGCAAAAAAATTACTTACAAAACTTGGTCTTGGGCATGAGAAGATTGATTGTTGTGTAAACAGTTGTATGTTGTACTATAAGTCTGAAATCAATGACAGACACTGTAAGTTTTGTGGTGAGCCAAGATTTAAACCACGTCAACCTGGATCTACTCATGCAAAAGAGGTGTCACGCAAAAGAATGCATTACCTTCCCCTCATCCCTAGATTGCAACGGTTGTATGCATCACATATATCTACCTCACACATGCGGTGGCATTATGAAAATCGCCGCGAGCCTGGTATTATGTGTCATCCTTCAGATGGTGAAGCATGGAAGCACTTTGATAGAAAGTTCCCCGATTTCGCAGCAGATCCTCGAAATGTGAGATTAGGCTTATGTTCTGATGGATTTTCGCCTTTTGGTTTCAATGCAAAGCCGTATTCTTGTTGGCCTGTTATGGTTGTTCCATATAATCTCCCATCTTCAGTGTGTATGACTACACCATACACATTCTTAACTTGTATTATTCCTGTGAAAAAGAACCCAAAAGGCAATATTGATGTCTATTTGCAGCCTTTAATCGATGAACTTCAATTGTTATGGGAAACAGGTGTCTTGACTTATGATGCATCACTTAAGCAGAATTTTATGATACGAGCTGCGTTAATGTGGACCATCAATGACTTTCCTGCATACGGTATGTTATCTAGATGGCAGACAGCCGGGAAACTAGCATGTCCTTATTgtgttcattattctaaatcATTTTACTTGAAGAATGGTCATAAAACGTGTTGGTTTGATTGTCACCGTCAATTCCTTCCAATGAATCACTCATGGAGGAAGAATCGAGATGCCTTCGTCAAAAGACGAGTAGAGAAATCAAGACCTCCACCAATTTGGAATGGAGATGAGTTGTTTCATATTTTGGAAAATATCCCAAGGATCATTGAAGGTCCAATTGATCGCATTGAGGGGTTTGGGCAATCACATAATTGGAAAAAAGAGAGCATATTTTGGGATTTACCTTATTGGAAGGATAACTTGCTACGTCATAACCTTGATGTGATGCATATAGAGAAAAATGTGTTTGACAACATCTTCAACACGGTTATGGATGTCAAAGgcacaacaaaaaacaaagacaCGCCTAGTGCACGTCTCGATATGAAGGACGTATGTAATAGATCACAACTTGAGTTGGTAGAACATAATGGACGTTTTCTTATGCCCAAGGCAAGCTACAGTTTGCATCGTACTAATCAATTGGCTGTCTATGAGTGGTTGCGGACATTGAAGTTACCTGATTGATTTTCTTCTAATTTGGCTACATGTGTTGATTCCACATCTTCTAAATTAATTGAGATGAAAAGTCATGATTGCCATATTTTTATACAGTTTCTTTTACCTGTGGCATTCATGTTTTTACCAAGCTGTCACTAGAAGGCTTTGACTGAGTTAAGTgtatttttttgaaatctttGCTCTACATCCCTACGTGTAGACAAAATATGTGAGATGGAAAACTCGATTGTGTTAACATTGTGTAAGTTAGAACGTTTTTTCCCTCTAGCACTGTTTGATTGCATGGAACACTTGCCTGTCCATCTTCCCTATGAAACACGTTTAGGTGGCCCAGTACAGTATCGTTGGATGTATCCATTTGAAAGATTCCTCAATCACTTGAAGtccaaaatgaaaaataagagaTATGTTGAAGGTTCAATTGCTGATGCATATATGCTTGAAGAGTCAATACACTTtgcatcattttattttgatgatGATGTGCATAGTAGAAGAACAAGGATAGGTCGGAACCTAAATGATGGCGGTATTGATCCTAACTTGCCAATTACTTTGTCAATATTTAATCGGCCAGGTCGGTTGATAGGTAGGAGGACGACAAGATATCTGAGTGCTGAAGAACGTTTCGCTGCTCATCAATATGTGTTACTGAATTGTGAGGAGGTTCAACCTATATTAAGGTATGTGTGCTccattttttctcattttacttttaaatgtatgtatctaatttcaCTATTGTAGGCTGTATGAAAATGGTTTACGGCTTTACAATCCTGGTTGTACTGATCAAGATGTAGATGATGAAATCGAAAGGAATTTTGCAGCTTGGTTTAAAGGATACGTAAGAAGTTAATGTGTTGTGTCATTCATGAAtcgttattatttatatttgttgttatatgacattttctttatatttgttattaggtGTATACCCCAATGAATGATGTGTGTAACCAATCACTCATTGATATGGCATCTGGGCCGATCATGGAGGTTAACACATACACTGGGTATGTTGTTAATGGGTTCAAGTTTCAGACTGAAGCATATTGCAGTAGAAAGTCGACTTCTAACTTCGGAGTATCTATTAAGAGAAGTGGTTTGTCACAATTTGAATCAAACTTTTTTGGCACGTTGCAAGAGGTTATTGAGGTTGAGTACCCAAATGTTCCAATGAAAAAGGTTGTTCTCTTTAAGTGTGAGTGGTTTGACCCAACACCGAATGTTGGGTCACGATACAATTCTGAATACGGTATTGCTGAGGTGCATTGCAATAAACGATATAGGAAGTATGATCCTTTTATCATTGCACAAAGTGCATGTCAGGTGTGTTATGTCGCATCGTAACTCAAAGCAAAATGGTCAAAGCTTGATGTCCCAACCTCCGTTAGCATTCCGGCAGGTGCATGATAGTGATTCGGAGCGAACTACCTCGGCATCGCCTACTTCAAATGCAGCTGATTTGGAAGGAGGATCACCTACCCCAAGTATCACAACAACACCTCCAACGCACAGTCTGGATCCAAATGGCCAAAGAATCTTCATTCGTCCCAATGGCATTAAAGCGTAAGTCTTAAATAAATGGCAACCCGCAACCTTatagcttattattattattagtgtctGGTTAAGGTTAGTTAGTTTGAGATTATGATGAAAGTGTTttatatgtgcatatatatatcataacaaATTGAACACTACTTTTAAATTTGGCAGAAAAATAGTGCTCATGTATCAGCAGAAAATGCATTGTGGAATTCTGATTTGAATTATGAGTTTGTCATTCTCGTCTTAATTAATTAGTCTTGATTTCATGTCTGTACAGTGTATTTCtaaattttgatttgaattatGAGTTTGCCATGCTTGTTTTAGGTTTGAACCTTTCGATGCCCATTGGAAAATCATAGAAAGCATTACTCGGTACTTCCCCGAGGCTGTCAAGACCTATAACAGTGCACCTCAAAGTATGAAAGATATATGGTTTAATGAATTTAAGGTAAATTGCGTTATAATTGCAATTGGGACAAAATTGGCTTActtatgtttactaattacaaattttttttaaaactttcacAGAAAGCATGTAAGTGGAATCCAGAAG contains these protein-coding regions:
- the LOC116016042 gene encoding uncharacterized protein LOC116016042, with protein sequence MANIPEHRKWMYNRLLPGRRGYTDEFLMGVEEFVNYASKLPVYEASMQIRCPGSKCKNRVHLSADDVRVHLYKKGFEPNYWVWTCHGELVPAIQQLVNEGPSENNQYEQMVFDVCGPSTFPLNVENNQEEEPHSSARNFYDLLNAARQPLSMNVGEETELAYTLMMMNIKTTYNIPQVAMDQIFHYNNRMMGPDNRVPTRYYDAKKLLTKLGLGHEKIDCCVNSCMLYYKSEINDRHCKFCGEPRFKPRQPGSTHAKEVSRKRMHYLPLIPRLQRLYASHISTSHMRWHYENRREPGIMCHPSDGEAWKHFDRKFPDFAADPRNVRLGLCSDGFSPFGFNAKPYSCWPVMVVPYNLPSSVCMTTPYTFLTCIIPVKKNPKGNIDVYLQPLIDELQLLWETGVLTYDASLKQNFMIRAALMWTINDFPAYGMLSRWQTAGKLACPYCVHYSKSFYLKNGHKTCWFDCHRQFLPMNHSWRKNRDAFVKRRVEKSRPPPIWNGDELFHILENIPRIIEGPIDRIEGFGQSHNWKKESIFWDLPYWKDNLLRHNLDVMHIEKNVFDNIFNTVMDVKGTTKNKDTPSARLDMKDVCNRSQLELVEHNGRFLMPKASYSLHRTNQLAVYEWLRTLKLPD